The following are from one region of the Methanospirillum hungatei genome:
- a CDS encoding ATPase, T2SS/T4P/T4SS family, with amino-acid sequence MSENTESIETRCHVTIDVQHSIYPLPDIPVQARISHTPYGHRYDLMEPLLNEYERDVYTSLISSLKIHLQDKETYRSFQKKYHEKIQSLINAIAPELSESSLAVLTYFITRDMKGFGPLQPFLQDPDLFHITIPGYNLPVIVRHRHHGMMTTGLIPNENECQKIIKKIENRTKVKITPEKIPLILNYKNNNIKISASSTHDNGPFTIEFQKQKHTVENQIIHQQELKTQEKCIIKSEYLNGYACGRLIPERNGNYHFIIGYPSLSDNEQAIVHEMRIWVHEEKPELRRFQDAKNKILTHLQREYPNISVKSREKIGIRLLLSRDCTRWIRLLCADPLVKAIYCMGPGIPVQILHTQVPGNIKTNIKPTSKDLENISVFFCKVGGRKLHKKSGTISLHFTGGIDISIVREKEGQYPEIRIQKSGALSSSSPQFSSSGNPSEPFLGEEKTEEILSKVFDLTEQKQKPVPRLEKSEIENENISTRKSWKDKFGRTLYWKIPSAGFKRRKKRPDLNVQTQIPEIPEVQSVLDVQVQEGLIVEEAYWLISPHAYAVVLKDPAGDRMYRVIEPDLTPRERIVLEETHETLRDVLIYDKPVNKGDLLLDYDEAAKVIRAYDPKITDGRLSVLYYYLKRNLNGYGKIDPLMHDEMLEDISCNGHHLPVYVHHRFYASMPTSVIFDQEELNRFVLKLSQKADKQVSLTSPLLDAALPNGSRAQITYSDVVSTKGSSFTIRKFRSDPMTPITLLGFGTYDPELLAFLWLALENRKSLIVVGGTASGKTSAMNALSFFIPHNSKIVSLEDTRELQIPHQNWLPVQTRESATLNERGNIDLFDLLKASLRQRPEYIIVGEVRGSEAQTLFQAMNSGHTTISTLHAGTIEEALNRLTNEPINVPPAMFGALNLMVIQTFHYRKGQMIRRCDAVHEIILKEGDKLGWNTLYEYNPSTDGFDRKYAESKTLENIRYMHNWTRYELEYQLKIRKEFLNRINNQSKYDPTHLMQLITRLRRMA; translated from the coding sequence ATGAGTGAAAATACTGAATCCATAGAAACCAGGTGCCATGTAACAATTGATGTACAGCACTCCATCTATCCTCTCCCTGATATTCCAGTTCAAGCCCGTATCTCACACACCCCATATGGACACAGATATGATCTCATGGAACCCTTACTAAATGAGTATGAACGGGATGTCTATACCTCACTCATTTCATCATTAAAAATCCATTTGCAGGACAAGGAAACATATCGTTCTTTTCAAAAAAAATATCATGAAAAAATTCAATCTCTTATAAATGCCATCGCTCCTGAACTTTCAGAATCATCTCTAGCGGTATTAACATATTTTATTACCCGGGACATGAAGGGATTCGGTCCACTCCAACCTTTTCTTCAGGATCCTGACCTCTTTCACATTACTATTCCCGGATATAATCTCCCGGTTATTGTACGACATAGACATCACGGAATGATGACCACGGGATTAATTCCAAATGAGAATGAATGTCAGAAGATCATAAAAAAAATAGAAAACAGAACGAAAGTAAAAATAACCCCAGAGAAAATTCCTCTTATTCTTAATTATAAAAATAACAATATCAAAATCAGTGCTTCATCAACACATGACAACGGCCCTTTTACTATTGAATTCCAAAAACAAAAACACACTGTTGAAAATCAAATTATTCATCAACAAGAGCTAAAAACACAAGAAAAATGCATCATAAAATCTGAATATCTGAATGGATATGCATGTGGAAGATTAATACCAGAACGAAATGGAAATTATCACTTTATTATTGGCTATCCATCTTTATCAGACAATGAACAAGCCATCGTCCATGAGATGCGTATTTGGGTACACGAAGAAAAACCAGAATTACGCAGGTTTCAAGATGCAAAAAACAAAATTCTTACTCATTTACAAAGAGAATACCCAAATATTTCAGTCAAATCCAGAGAAAAAATAGGAATTCGATTACTCCTATCTCGAGATTGTACCCGGTGGATCAGACTCCTTTGCGCAGATCCTCTCGTCAAGGCTATCTATTGCATGGGTCCTGGCATCCCGGTTCAAATTCTGCATACACAGGTTCCTGGAAATATCAAAACAAACATCAAACCAACATCAAAGGATCTAGAAAATATATCCGTTTTTTTCTGCAAGGTCGGGGGGAGAAAACTACACAAAAAGTCCGGGACTATCTCTCTGCATTTCACTGGAGGAATAGACATTTCTATTGTCCGCGAGAAGGAAGGGCAATACCCTGAAATCAGGATACAAAAATCCGGGGCACTGAGTTCATCGTCACCGCAGTTTTCATCATCAGGAAATCCATCAGAACCTTTTTTAGGAGAAGAAAAAACTGAAGAGATATTATCAAAAGTTTTTGATCTGACTGAGCAGAAGCAAAAACCAGTCCCAAGACTGGAAAAAAGTGAAATAGAGAATGAAAACATATCGACCAGAAAATCCTGGAAAGATAAATTCGGGAGAACATTATACTGGAAAATTCCCAGTGCAGGATTCAAAAGAAGGAAAAAACGTCCAGATCTAAATGTACAGACTCAAATCCCAGAAATACCCGAGGTACAATCAGTACTTGATGTTCAGGTTCAGGAAGGCCTCATTGTAGAAGAGGCATACTGGCTTATTAGTCCCCATGCGTACGCAGTCGTCCTTAAAGATCCGGCTGGTGACCGGATGTACCGGGTCATTGAACCAGACCTGACACCCCGTGAACGTATCGTGCTTGAAGAGACACATGAAACACTTCGTGACGTGCTTATCTATGATAAACCAGTAAATAAAGGAGATCTCTTACTTGATTATGATGAAGCAGCGAAAGTTATCAGGGCGTATGATCCAAAGATTACCGATGGCCGACTTTCAGTATTATACTACTACCTGAAACGAAATCTCAATGGGTATGGAAAGATTGACCCTCTAATGCATGATGAGATGCTGGAAGATATCTCATGCAACGGTCATCATCTCCCCGTCTATGTCCACCACCGGTTTTACGCAAGTATGCCAACATCAGTAATCTTTGACCAGGAAGAACTTAACCGGTTTGTATTAAAGCTCTCACAAAAAGCGGATAAACAGGTGTCTCTAACATCTCCGTTACTTGATGCTGCCCTGCCAAACGGGTCACGGGCACAGATCACGTATTCAGATGTGGTATCAACAAAAGGAAGTTCATTTACAATCAGAAAATTTCGATCAGACCCGATGACGCCTATAACACTTCTGGGATTCGGGACATATGACCCTGAGCTCCTGGCATTTCTTTGGTTGGCACTTGAAAACCGGAAATCACTCATCGTTGTAGGAGGAACGGCAAGTGGAAAGACATCTGCGATGAATGCACTCTCTTTTTTTATTCCCCATAATTCTAAGATCGTATCTCTGGAAGATACTCGTGAGCTCCAAATCCCACACCAAAACTGGCTGCCAGTTCAGACAAGGGAGAGTGCTACACTCAATGAGCGGGGGAATATTGATCTTTTTGACCTGCTGAAGGCATCACTCAGACAACGACCAGAATATATCATTGTTGGAGAAGTCAGAGGGAGTGAAGCACAAACACTTTTTCAGGCGATGAACAGCGGTCACACAACAATCTCCACCCTCCATGCCGGAACAATTGAGGAGGCGTTAAACCGTCTCACCAATGAACCAATAAACGTCCCTCCAGCCATGTTTGGTGCATTGAATCTTATGGTAATTCAGACATTCCATTATCGAAAGGGGCAAATGATTCGCCGATGTGATGCCGTTCATGAGATCATCTTGAAGGAAGGGGATAAACTTGGTTGGAATACCCTCTATGAATATAATCCCAGCACAGATGGCTTTGACCGGAAGTATGCAGAGTCAAAAACTCTTGAGAATATCAGATACATGCATAACTGGACCAGATATGAACTTGAATATCAGCTAAAGATACGCAAGGAATTTTTGAATCGTATCAATAATCAATCAAAATATGATCCTACCCATTTGATGCAGTTAATAACCCGTCTCCGGAGAATGGCATGA